In the genome of Paenarthrobacter ilicis, the window CATTTGAAATCAATGTCGTGGAAGCCCTTGTACTCGCGGGTGGTCTTCACATACTGCTTCATGTTGCCGAGCTCACCGCCCACTGTGGCATTGATGCCGTCCTTGGAAATGAGGATCCGGCCCGTCAGCCCCAGTTTTTCGCACAGCGCACGCTGCCACAGACGCACGGCGTCAGGGTCGGCAATCGGGGTAAAGCCATAGAAGAGCACAATTCGGTTCAAAGCCACTGTTAAAGGGTACTTGGTGCCGAAAAATCGGGTGCTTTCAGCGCTGCTCAAGATGCCCTGGTGGAGGAGAAGTCACAATTGCATCCCGGGGCTGGCATCTCTCTGTTGCTTCCCGGAGCACTGGCATACTCTCACTACATGAATCCAGACGCCTTGGTTGAAGACATTCCGCACCTCTTGGAGGTCTGGGTGGCCGGCTGGTCCGGTTGCCGCGGCTACGAGTCCCGCCATGAGGGCCGTTTCCCTGCCGCATTACGTGCCGACAAAACCGGCGACTGGGAGTATTTTGCCCACGATCCATCCAACGAGGAGTTCAGCACCCTCGCCTCCACAACAGCAGAAGCACCCAGCCGGATCCTGACGATCCTGACCAACGACGTGCAGCGCTATAAGTACTTGGCTGGACAGCACGGCCTCTCCGTGACCTCTGCTTCGCAAACCATGATGATCGTGGACATGGAAACCCAGGACGCCGAGGATCCATGGCTGCCGGACGACGATCTGGAGCTGGCCGTCTCCGAGTCCAACGGTGTCCACCACGCTGTTGTTCATTCCGGCGAGAAGGTGGCAGCCAGCGGCCGCGTGCATGTGGTCAACGGGACAGCCATCTTCGACAAGATTGTCACCGAGCCGGAATTCCAGCGCCGCGGTCTGGGCAGCTTCATCATGAAGGCCCTGGCCGCACAGGCATACTCCCACGACGTCCAAAACGGCCTTCTTCTGGCGTCCCTTGACGGGCAGAAGCTCTATTCCCACCTTGGTTGGGA includes:
- a CDS encoding GNAT family N-acetyltransferase, which codes for MNPDALVEDIPHLLEVWVAGWSGCRGYESRHEGRFPAALRADKTGDWEYFAHDPSNEEFSTLASTTAEAPSRILTILTNDVQRYKYLAGQHGLSVTSASQTMMIVDMETQDAEDPWLPDDDLELAVSESNGVHHAVVHSGEKVAASGRVHVVNGTAIFDKIVTEPEFQRRGLGSFIMKALAAQAYSHDVQNGLLLASLDGQKLYSHLGWEVVCHVLMMSASGSEGSDLSGA